One Helianthus annuus cultivar XRQ/B chromosome 7, HanXRQr2.0-SUNRISE, whole genome shotgun sequence genomic region harbors:
- the LOC110866682 gene encoding uncharacterized protein LOC110866682, with translation MEEKMGELREDLTNDRGKAKEKKGCSYNKFMACKPPIFNGEVDPIACQRWISDIEGVFERTHCDISDFVAYGTGQLRGQAKDWWDNLRNERGVEATRAMTWEDFKTPFLRHHSPKAVINKIKEEFMKMRQRGETVDKITGTFMDKLKFGDELVKTEEQKIYYYHNLLRAEYREFMTPSHYESLTDIINAAHEREIELKRQVERGERRALDENPSPTKKSKVAESSKKGNAKGGSPSCKICGRAHISEWYFKNKPCVAYGKTGHGVSNCLDKVTGVL, from the coding sequence ATGGAGGAAAAGATGGGTGAATTAAGAGAAGACCTTACCAATGATAGAGGTAAGGCCAAAGAAAAGAAAGGTTGTTCTTATAACAAGTTCATGGCATGTAAACCCCCGATCTTCAACGGAGAGGTGGATCCAATTGCTTGTCAAAGGTGGATAAGCGATATCGAGGGCGTTTTTGAACGAACGCATTGTGACATAAGCGACTTTGTGGCTTATGGAACTGGCCAACTTAGAGGCCAAGCTAAGGATTGGTGGGACAACCTTAGAAATGAAAGGGGTGTTGAAGCAACAAGGGCGATGACTTGGGAAGATTTTAAAACGCCATTTCTCAGACATCATAGCCCCAAGGCGGTAATCAATAAGATAAAAGAAGAATTTATGAAAATGAGGCAAAGAGGTGAAACCGTCGATAAAATCACGGGGACGTTTATGGATAAACTCAAGTTTGGTGACGAGTTGGTCAAGACTGAAGAACAGAAAATTTACTACTATCACAATCTGCTTAGAGCCGAAtatagggagtttatgactccctcACATTACGAAAGCCTCACCGACATAATCAATGCGGCACATGAGCGCGAGATTGAATTGAAAAGACAAGTTGAAAGAGGCGAGAGAAGAGCCTTGGATGAAAACCCAAGTCCCACAAAGAAGTCGAAGGTGGCTGAATCTTCAAAGAAGGGAAATGCGAAAGGAGGTTCCCCGAGTTGTAAGATATGTGGACGCGCCCATATAAGCGAATGGTATTTTAAGAACAAACCTTGCGTTGCATATGGCAAGACAGGGCATGGGGTTTCAAACTGCCTAGACAAAGTGACGGGTGTGCTATAA